ACACATTTCTCTAATACTGTGCATTGACAATTGAGGGGCGCCTACATCCACTGTGCGAATCCCCACACCACTTGCTAGTATCGGACCGATGGTTGAACCACAAGGCATGTCATTGCGGACCACAAAATCCTGCATTTGTTGGCAATTTCTCTCATTTGTTAGTTTCTTCCACCAGATAAATTTTACTACATAGACTATTTTGTTGTTTCACCACACTTGtaataaacaacaacaacaataaagccttagtcccgaaatgattcggggttggctaacatgaaccatatattttggttcatgtcataagatgtggctaagttttacgctggccgccacaaacctaccgccaCACTTGTAATAAACACTCAAGAAAAATCTTCTTTGTCAATGGCAATTCGCTCACCTCTGGAATCAAAATCACAAGAAAATGAGAGCTTACATTTTGTTTTCGTTTTCTCAGTCCTTTTGTATTTTGCGACTTATCAATACATTCGTTTTGTGGTGAGAGAACTTTTGCTGTATGAAGTTTTCAAGTTCTTAGAACTTTGATGTTTAAATGGTTAAAGATTGATTTCATTATAAGAAATAGGCTGTTTAAAAGTGGCTTTTGGCGCCTTGCTGAGGAAAAAAAATTTTAAGGACAAAACAAAAGCGGAAAACTTTGGACTCCATAGAGCAATAAAAGTAAGTTAGAATCAATGAAAATATAGCAGCTTGAAATAAATTGCTTATGAAACTGCTAGCCTTCATAATATTCAGAGCAGAGAGAAAGCTGAGAACCAGGAATGTTCTGGGTTGAATGAAACCATTTGTCAATTCGATTTAAAAGAAGACAAAAAAAGAGACAGGGAAACGAACTGACCTGAACAGGAAGGTTATGCTTTGATGCTATCTCCCGAAATAATAAAGCAGTGATTGAATTGGTTGCATAGCGTTGATTTGCATTATGTTTGATCACAAGCCCCCCATGCATCTTTGGCTGATGATTTTCCTCGTGCTTATCCTGATTAAACATGCAACTGATTAGAGGTGACAGGCTCCACAAAAAAACTATTTACTAGTAAAATACTTGAGCCAATGTACCGTGTAATTGGGATGAAGGGCATGTGCCATGTCAGCAGATACAAGGAAACTCTTTTGAATTGCTTTTTGAAGCAGCTGAAGAGAAGAGAAACAAACATCAATAATTATGTTTATAAATGAAAGCATAATTATTGAACTGAAGTTAAATTCTGGGATTATGTGGAACAATTAGATGAAAAATACAACGTTAGGAGATCCAACTTTGTATCAAATGTTATGCGCGGGTTCAATATGTATGCAGATATTATAGCATTCATCAGGGAAATTGAGCTAAAATCCTAATATTTACCAAGAAATCTCAAACCACATCAGCGATCTTATAAAAGCATTAACTAAATATAAACTGAGGATAATCAGAAAGGGATGACCTTTGAATCTGAGTTGAACGTGCTTGTAATCCGTGATAAAGCATCTAGCATAACAGGAGATCCCGCACCTTGTGCTGAATTAGACCCAATCTCCTCATGATCAAACAACGCCACCATCCTCACACCACTTTCATCCTCAAGATCACTTTCCAAAGATGTAGCATCTATCAGAGCCTAAAATTCAGTAGGCCATCAAAATGTTATTCAGAAATAATCCAAATTGTTTGACCATCACCAactataatatttaaaatgttaCTCCTGAATGCACAAAACAAATTTAGAATACATGACTACATCGactccaaataaaaaataaaggtagTAGAAAATACTATCAATGAAGGATATCTCAATTTAGTCAGTAGAGAAAAACAACACCTTATCTCTTACTGGAACAAGAATATAATGCATGTCTATGCAATAAAGCTCAACAAAAGAGAAGATAATAACATTAATCACTTTGATTTATACTTTTTAAAGAAGAGATGACACTAAAAAGtgtgtactcaagaaagaacaGCAAAGTTCTGTCAAAAACATCAAAAAGTGCATGCAATAATGATCAGCCAGCATATACATACGATACTATCAAATGAAACAAAATTATACCCAAAACCAACATGATGAGAACACCATGACTACCTATATGACAACTCATACCTTCAGAGAGCAAAATGACATGCAGAGATTATCAAGCCTTCCCGAGAAAATGAATTCCTTGGCAGCACCACCTATTACACTTGGTTGAGTATCACATGCTTGCAATTCCATATCACAGATATCATCTGGTTTACATCCAAGTTGATTTGCAACTATctagaagagaagaaagaaaagaagaatgaGTCTCCATCATCAGAACATACAGTGATtataaaaaatccaagtccAAAGAGCTTGCTTTTTGCCCTTGCAAAGgaaaaaggaaagagaagaaTTCCTCAGCTTTATAAGTAACCAACCTCTAGTAAAACTGAGTGATGCTTTGAATTATTGGTGGTTGCGCCCTTATTGGATTTCTTCCCCTCAGTTTGATCTCCACTTCCAGCAGGACCATTTTCAGCAACCACTTTATTGAGCTCTGACTGAAAATACAATTATTTAAATATAGCAAATTGAGAACAAAACAATGTTCAAGACTTATTTTGGAGAAAAAAGAATCCTATATAATGAAACATCTACTGAACATATTGAATAAGTTCCACTTTAAAAGTTTTCGATTATTTCTATTTCAACAACCAAAATgacaaattataataaatactGATAGACACATgtacaaataaaacaaatgCTCCTCTACATACAGGTTTATCAGATATTAACAATTTAACAAATAGCTCATAAGAGCACCAATAATCCCAATAGGCATTTTATATTTAACTACTATCAGTTTCAGCAAAAAATGGGAAAAAGTACTATAAGCAATCCAAAATGCATCCATAAATATAATTACAGGAACAGAAAACAACTGCACTGAATAATACCTTAACTGATGTTGCCAGGACTGGAAGAAGATGGTTCTGTGTATTCACCTTAAATCCGTCACTATTAACATTCCTGTTCACAGAATGTAAAACAAGGTCATAAAACCTTTCCAGCTAAAGAAAGAAATACAATCCTaaacttatttccacaaaaatcATATAAAAATCCCACAACACTATCATGTGTGAGAATTCAATGCATaaacacataaaaaaataaGCTATCACGTAAATACAGCAATTAATTTGGCAATCAAACCTGTCTAAGTGAATTGCCAGGGTTGGGACACGCATAATGGGCTCCACGACTCTAACCAGTTGATGTGAGTAGGCAACACAACCATCTTTTTGTTCTCTTAGAATCACTCGCCCTGCCACTGTCAGATCACGATCGAACCATGTATGCCACAACCCACCTCCATATGGTTGAACACCAACCTCCAAATACCCACTTTTTGTAACCTGAACAAACCATTCAATTTCAGACCGAAGCCAAAAACTAACAAAATTATCCATATCCAGATAGTTattcaatctcaaaataaaCCAACTGCTCATATTATAAAGGGTTAactttgcacaatttcataagTTAGGGCTAAATCTGAATTTCCCTTTGTAAGGGTTAAATTTGGCCCTTATCCCTATTATAAACTTCAATGATAAATAAGAGCATACAAAAGCAATGATACCTTGGAAACAGGCTTCAACTTAATGCAAGGACTATCAGTGTGAGCTCCAACTACATAAAATCCATTGCCAGCAACATATCTATGATAGCTCTCAATATCAGCAATAAGAATATAATTTGAAATTGTTTTGCAACATCAATAATTAGGTGAAAGAAGAAAATACTACATACTTTTTGCCAATGGCGAAAGCCACAATCGTAGAGTAATTCCTGGTAAAGAAATATCGTTTCCCGACTTCCAACTTCCAATCTTCTCTCTCAGAAACTTGTACATATCCGGCGTTTATCAATAGCCTTTTGGACTCATCTAAGTaaataggagaaaaaaaattgagatcGTAAGGAAACAAACAGAGAGGGGATCAAAACGAGGAAAGAAGGAAGCAATTAAATTACCAACAGCGTGAAAAGCAGTTGGAGAAGCATTTAAGAAGTTGATGAAATCAGTGGGAGCGTCATACTTCGCCATTTCTGAATTTCTTGTTGATTGCAAGTAGATACTGGATTGCAAGAGGGTATTAGGGTATTACTCCTCAGCCTCTTTCACCGTGTTTCAGTGTGCACTCACTATTGCGTAATAAATGAGGGAATATCTTCCTCCGTCGCCGGCTGATTTCGACTTTCGCTACATTAGATGGGGATGGGCCGATGAAACATGCTGAGGAAAATTGCCGAATCCACCCCTATAGCTTTGTTTTTTACAGTTTAGTCCCTCATTTTATTTAGTACTTGAATTTTATTAAAGTGTAATAGACAAGTCCAATTTCAATATAAACCGTTAAAATAAAGGATATGTTATGATTTTCAGCAAAGAGTTAATTTATGCTGCACATACCAAACAATAGTACTATAATACTATGTAGTTCGCAACAGTCACTCGATTGGGCCAATTCTCACACAACGAGGACTAAGATAGGGGACCCCATTTTCCCGTACCTATTTCTGATTTGTACAGAAAGCTTATCGGCATCTTTGCAAGCGTTGGAACTACAAGGTTCAATTCATGGCTATCGAGTCAGCCCCGTTAATCTCTCACCTCTTATTCGCTGATGAcagttatttattttttaaagcaTCCAGAGAGGAGAGCATGAAGGTTCAACATTACTTCAGTATGAAGCTGCTTCTAGGCAAAAAGTGGACTTTTCACTAAATCATTAATCTCTTTCAGCAAGAATTGTAGTGCTGCTCTGCAAGCCACATTAAGCTCTTTTTGGGATACCTTTGGGGATGGTTACATCTACATATTTGGGCCTACCATCGTTGATAGGGATATGTAAATCACAAGTTTTTCAGTAATATTGCAGATAGGGTCAGAGCTAGAGTGACAAGCTGGACGTCCAAACTTCTATCTCGGGCAGGCAAAGAGGTATTACTTAAATCCATTATCCAGGCTCTCCTGTCACATCCGTGTtcctaattttagttattataccataatattatgttatatttatagttatttattgattggagatTTAATTGGATATTATGGATATAATTTGGAGGCTAATTTCATactttaagtataaaattaaaagtttagggtaaatttTATAAGAAGTTAAAGTTTAGAGGGACCAAAAGGAATATTTTCCCTTATTGGAATATAAATCACAACTTTCTACACTTATATTTCGGATAtctatgtattaaaaaaaaaaaaataagaatttgaatcttctccatcttctcccATTGTTGTCATTCATGCACCCAATTTCACTTAGCTTTGATTAAACCTTGATATCTAAATATTGAACCGTTGGATCGAGCTCATTTTTTTTACAGTAGGTTCTAGATATTCTAATACATATCGTGTCGGTGTGATTTGGATTTGGAGATTTGTAGAAAAAGTTCGGCCTAAACAGATTCTAAGGCGAATTTGGtatttttttagagttttcttcaaattttcactaggtaagtaactatcaactaccattttgagtttttatgtatatatatgtatatataactctatattttctagaaaatcaAATTTTTGTTGGGTTTTTTgtcatgcatttgattaattagagtttttatgatttagtttaacatgagcttaaagttaagttcaagtaattatatatgtatttgcatgtcaatttcaacctataatatatgcttatgtatacatgatttgagtttggttttgatgaacttagtatatttgattaatatttgtgtaagatttgatattttgaagagtagAATTCAAAAGAAAGTGTATTGAGAAACTTTATTGATAATTGGTTTGTGATCaaaggtatatgtatatataataagtggttttctataaatatatttctcaaagtaaatttgagttttaattaaaggttgttaaaatataaattttgatgaaattatgatttattgaaataaagtctatatatgatgatttatgtgttatttttaagaaattgaagttaatattgataagtatatttttaaattatttattggtgatgattttagttcaatcatgatttatgatttaatattttggaaattgattgagtaAAGGTATTAAGAAAATTTATGGTGTTAATTTATgagggatatatatatatatatatatatatatatgattttaaattatattatgaaattataatattttagtatccatcacgagtaatccggataggtggctttaattaaagtccgtatttagtgagaaatacgacATGTGTACACAGTTAAAGACCTAATAGGgcatggcaaagaagtgttgagtaagaccatgcagggttaggcaaattatgagatatctcgattctattatagtgtggggattgatacgtacgaggattatctctcggatggatacggtCTATAAAGTATTTAATGATATACAATTGATGAAGTATTTGTTGAGTTACAGTTTATAAAGTATTTTATTGAGATACAGTTGATGAACTATTTATTGAGATACAATTTATGAAATATTTTATTaagatacagtttatgaagtgtttattgagatacagtttatgaagtatttatcgaaatacgatttatgaaatatttatcgATTTACGGTCAatttgagtaaatggttaattgcaaacctatttattttatatagttgaaattttaaacaaatagatatatatatatatagctattttgaacACAAGTTTTGTATTAAGTACTTTGATACAGTGACCTTCATTTTGGCAAATTGCGataattttgagaaatgatatttgagcACATGCATATAACATTTTTATTATAAGTTTTTGGTAAAGGTAAAATGTCAAGTGTTTTAATTGATAAATGGTTCAGTTTTAAGAATGTTACTTTTATATGTCATGTTTTGGAACATAatgatatatataattaatttgagtataagtattttatgtagttgatagTTGCTTACTGAGGTTCTATTTTCACGtctgatgccgattgaggtcatttagggtcgggtgtgatatATCCCCTCTTATGCTATGAGCCTATTTCTGTTGCCCCAATTACTTTGTGCAGGGAGCGGATGATGAAATTCTTTTGGTGGGGTTCGTGGGGTTCAAATGGGAAAGGACTTTATTGGAAATCCTGGGAGAAATTGTGTGCCCTGAAGTTTGAAGGAGGAATGGGCTTCCGGAAATTACATCTCTTTATTTTAGCATTATTGGCAAAGCAGGGCTAGTGTCTACTTACAAATTCGGACTCCCTTCTTGCTTGTGTGTATAAGGCTAATTACTATCCTTCTTTTTCATTCTTGGAGGCAAATCTGGGTAATCGACCTAGCTTCATTTGGAGAAGTGTCCATGCAGCACAATCACTGGTTGCTTCTGGAGCAAGAAGGGTCGTTGGGTTAGGGGCATCAATTAAAATCTGGGATGACTCGTGGCTACCAGATCCCACTAATCCATTTGTTGAGAGTAGTATGCTCCAAGATTTGGAGAGCGAAATGGTGGAAAGCCTTCAGACGGATACGGGTGAATGGGGCATAGAGCTGATACGAGGAATTTTATGGAGAGAGATGTCGAACTTATATGCAGTATCCCTCTCAGTTTGCAACATGTCAATGATTCGTAGGAGTGGTTCTGGCGTGCAAGAGGCAAGTTTACTATCAAAAGCGCGTATCGCCAACTATGGGCAGTACATCACGAGACAGGTTCATCATCGGCTGTTAATAAGGTGAATTGGGATGCAATTTGGTCTTTAAAAGTTCCACCAAAGGTTAAGAACCTATTATGGCAGGTTTTAGTGGGGTGTCTCCCGTCTCTGAAGGCCTTAACAACTCGATTGGTTCCAATCAGTAGCATCTATCCTATGTGTCAACAAGAAGAGGAGGATGACTTCCACACCCTAGTCTCGTGTCGAAACACCTGCTTCTTATGGCGACTAACTCCATTCTCTGGCCTGGCTGATAGTTGTTCCTCTTTTAACGAATTCTGGGAAAAATTAAGCCATCTTCATGCGGATTCAATTGATTGTGCGGCAATTTGCAGTTGGTTTTGTGACTAAATCGGAATAACCAAGTTTGGAACCAAAAGAAGACACTACCGACTACATTGTACTCCTCCGCCATGATGTACCTTGCAAGTTGGAAAGCAACCCAAGTGCAACCCTATGGAGACATTAATGCGAATTTGACAACCCAGCAGAAATGGTGCAAACCACCTCACGGTATGTCAAAATTAAATGTTGACGAGGCAGTATTTACAAACAGGGGATACACATGTTTTAGCTTCGTGTTGTGAGACAGTTCGGGTGATGATCTGGCAGTTGGAAACAGAATTATGCATTATCATCTAGACCCGTTTCTGGTTGAAGCGATCTCGTGCCGTGCGACATTGAGTTGGCTAAAGGATACTGGTAGACAGAACGTATTAGTGGAATTAGATTCTTAATTTTTAGTGTATCTCATCCATTGAGAAACTAGTGGCAATTCGACTCTAGATCCAATTATCGAAGATTGCAAACTCCTGTTAAAGGGTATTGTTAAtgtgtctattttttttttgttcgtaGGTCAACAGATTTAGCTGCTCATTTTATAGCCTGTGTAGTTACACCTACCACTGATAGAACGGTCTGGCTTTCAGTGCCCCCTCTTTGTGCCTGTACTGCTCTTGCTGCTGATTTATAATATTtgattcatttaaaaaaaatagtatacttttaatattaatatttatcaaGTTGTGTGATTAAAAGTCATTAACAAAAATTAACATATTAGATAATTGTGACATTAACTCTTTTATACATAAGCATCACATTATGCTTTCACTGTAATTATAAAAGTATGAATCGATAGGCTGGATGAATTCTTAGGAGAATAAAAGGTCAAGATTTTTAGTGGTAACATTATGTTCGAAGCCAGAATATAAAGGGTTAATGACACAAGCATATTGTTGAGAATATGGCACGTGTTCAACTTGTGCTCATAACAGACTCCAATTCTAGCGGGAAAATGGGTTGTTAGTCTAACAGCTAATAGTGAGCTGTATTTTCATATTTCCTATCATACCCCTGATTGTTGATTATAAATACAGAGGCTACAATAATAAAGAGCAACGATTCTTAGTTTCTTTCTTTTAgttttacatggtatcagagcaggaAGAAAACTCTTGATTGATCGTTTCTAGAATGCGCTCAAAGAAGGAGAAATCAAAGTCTTACGCTGATACGGTGCGAAATTCTGTAAGTTTTTCCGAATCAGAAGATTCCGGCGACGCTGACGGCTCCGGCAGTGAAAACTTTGAGCAGTTTTCGGAACAATCTGGAGATCACGTATTACACAATTCAAGTTCAGATCATTCTCAAAACATAGAGATGATAGAAGCAAACAATACACAACAGGTAAACCCTAGCGCTGATAATCCTAGTCTAAACATAGTTTCTACTGTGTTGATAGGGAATAATTTCATTTCGTGGAAACGATCTATGTTGTTAGCCTTGAATGCAAAGCGCAAATTGAAATTTATACAATCCGATGGAAAACCTGCTGATGAGAAATCTGATGAGTTCTTGAAATGGAGAGAAATTGATGATTTAGTTTTTTCGTGGATTATGAATGGATTATCAAAGGAACTTGCTGATGTGTTTTTATTTGCAAAAACTTCTTATGGATTATGGAAAGAGATAGAACAGAGGTATGGTGAGAGTAATGGACCTCTAATTTTTCAATTACGCAAAGATATTTGTAGCATGACTCAAGGTAATCTGAGTTTGGTAGATTactttaacaaaatcaaaaggAAGTGGGATTAATATGCAGAAATTCGTCCATTACTTAGTTGTACTTGTGGAGAATCCAAAAAGCAAGCTCAGGATCAACTTGAAGAAGAGCAATTAATGCAATTCTTGACAGGATTACATCCAGATTTCGAGAATGTTCGCGAACAAATACTCTTGATAGAGCCTCTACCACCGGTGAACAAGGCTTACTCTATGCTGATGCGAATTGAGAAGCAAAGATTTGTTGTCAAAGAAGTGAAAGATGAATTTGTCAATATGACAACTGGATCTGCATAATATCAGTTAAAGAACAATTCTGGAGGAAAATCTGGTGCAAAGAAATCTGGTCAAGGTCAAAAGGAAGATAAGTTTTGCAGGTACTGTAGGAAACCGGGACATGAGAAGGAAGAATGCTTCAAGTTAGTGGGATATCCTGACTAGTATAAGGGAAAGAAGAGCAACAATATCAAACAACAGGCTCATATGACTAGAGATCATCAGTCTCCAATTGATGATTCAGATTCTGAGAATGACAAGCCAGAATCGATTCAAGTTATGGTGCAGAGAGAAGTACAGAAGGCTTTAAAATGGAAGAATGTTGCGGATAATAGCAACAAAAACCATGAGTTTTATGCTTTGCAGGCATGAGTGAAGCAGGTATTACATCTGAAAACTTAAATACTGATTTCGAATATGCATGGGTTATTGATTCAAGAGCAACAACTCACATGACATTTGTTGATCATATGATGATCAATGTAAGTATGGCAGATGCAAGTAGGAAAGTTTTTTTTACCTACAGGTGATGCACATAAGGTAGTAAAACAAGGAGATATGATATTTGGAAATGGTTTTGTATTGAAGAACGTATTACATATACCAAAGTTTAAATACAGTAAGCAAATTATTGAATGATGAAGGAATTGGGATTCAATTCTATGCTAAGCATTGTGTTTTGTAGGACCAAGTCTGTAAGAGGGCATTGGCAATTGGATTCCTGGAGAATGGATTATACTACCTTACTAGAAGATCTTTTAATAAAGATGTAATAAATAGTTTCAATGTCAAGCTTGATCATTGTATTTTGAATGTTCAAGAAGGTGTTGCTGATATGATGGCCATTTGGCATCAAAGGTTAGGTCATTTATCTGGGAATAGGATGAAGTATGTGCAAAATATACAAAGTCAGGGGGGGAATCCGGATGTTGACTTTGTACGTTGTGATGTTTGCATACGTAGCAAAATGACCAGACAACCATTCTGTAatagtatttcaaaatcaataaaattgttTGATTTGGTTCACATGGATGTATGGGGACCGTATAAA
The DNA window shown above is from Euphorbia lathyris chromosome 1, ddEupLath1.1, whole genome shotgun sequence and carries:
- the LOC136228895 gene encoding probable aspartyl aminopeptidase isoform X2 encodes the protein MAKYDAPTDFINFLNASPTAFHAVDESKRLLINAGYVQVSEREDWKLEVGKRYFFTRNYSTIVAFAIGKKYVAGNGFYVVGAHTDSPCIKLKPVSKVTKSGYLEVGVQPYGGGLWHTWFDRDLTVAGRVILREQKDGCVAYSHQLVRVVEPIMRVPTLAIHLDRNVNSDGFKVNTQNHLLPVLATSSELNKVVAENGPAGSGDQTEGKKSNKGATTNNSKHHSVLLEIVANQLGCKPDDICDMELQACDTQPSVIGGAAKEFIFSGRLDNLCMSFCSLKALIDATSLESDLEDESGVRMVALFDHEEIGSNSAQGAGSPVMLDALSRITSTFNSDSKLLQKAIQKSFLVSADMAHALHPNYTDKHEENHQPKMHGGLVIKHNANQRYATNSITALLFREIASKHNLPVQDFVVRNDMPCGSTIGPILASGVGIRTVDVGAPQLSMHSIREMCAVDDIKHSYEHFKAFFQEISHLDSKITVDM
- the LOC136228895 gene encoding probable aspartyl aminopeptidase isoform X1, with protein sequence MAKYDAPTDFINFLNASPTAFHAVDESKRLLINAGYVQVSEREDWKLEVGKRYFFTRNYSTIVAFAIGKKYVAGNGFYVVGAHTDSPCIKLKPVSKVTKSGYLEVGVQPYGGGLWHTWFDRDLTVAGRVILREQKDGCVAYSHQLVRVVEPIMRVPTLAIHLDRNVNSDGFKVNTQNHLLPVLATSVKSELNKVVAENGPAGSGDQTEGKKSNKGATTNNSKHHSVLLEIVANQLGCKPDDICDMELQACDTQPSVIGGAAKEFIFSGRLDNLCMSFCSLKALIDATSLESDLEDESGVRMVALFDHEEIGSNSAQGAGSPVMLDALSRITSTFNSDSKLLQKAIQKSFLVSADMAHALHPNYTDKHEENHQPKMHGGLVIKHNANQRYATNSITALLFREIASKHNLPVQDFVVRNDMPCGSTIGPILASGVGIRTVDVGAPQLSMHSIREMCAVDDIKHSYEHFKAFFQEISHLDSKITVDM